The following proteins come from a genomic window of Methanocella conradii HZ254:
- a CDS encoding ATP-binding protein encodes MPEEKRYLVGRRDDGGEGLLFLGRYLALDGSLGAGVYLDVLKPHAILICGKRGYGKSYTMGVLIEELARLPFKVRKNFCAIVVDTMGTFTRMDKPSMECLKEWGLEPEAIPIRKFAPRSHIHSGDVMPLEIPTGSLSFYDYCELLGIEPLGEGGAELLNAMGESFEVEELAGAVEASSPIHGMLRMVASWGLFSGKASFDGLLEPGSINIIDLSGYGHEPEVKSCIVASLARALYDARVEARRREEGGREVPLVWLFIDEAHMFMDSGADLRAGRVLTNEWLRQGRQPGLSLVLATQRPSALGKDVLSQADLIVCHRLTLRDDVEALESARPAYVKEPVPDAISRLGKERGAAIVIDDATESYHVIKVRPRMSEHGGGEPPVYID; translated from the coding sequence ATGCCTGAGGAGAAGCGTTACCTCGTGGGTAGGCGAGACGACGGGGGAGAAGGCCTCCTTTTCCTGGGCAGGTACCTGGCCCTTGACGGCTCTCTTGGAGCGGGCGTTTACCTGGACGTGCTTAAGCCGCACGCCATCCTGATATGCGGAAAGCGTGGCTACGGCAAGTCCTACACCATGGGAGTCCTCATCGAGGAGCTCGCCCGCCTGCCCTTTAAGGTTAGAAAGAACTTTTGTGCCATCGTCGTGGATACGATGGGGACCTTCACACGCATGGATAAGCCCTCCATGGAATGCCTTAAGGAATGGGGCCTGGAGCCTGAGGCCATTCCCATCAGAAAATTCGCTCCACGGTCCCACATACATTCGGGCGACGTGATGCCGCTAGAGATACCCACCGGCTCTTTATCATTTTATGACTACTGTGAGCTTTTAGGCATAGAGCCTTTGGGCGAGGGCGGAGCTGAGCTCTTGAATGCCATGGGCGAAAGCTTTGAGGTAGAGGAGCTGGCCGGGGCGGTAGAGGCTTCCAGCCCTATCCACGGGATGCTGCGCATGGTGGCGTCCTGGGGGCTCTTTTCAGGGAAGGCGTCGTTCGACGGCCTGCTCGAGCCGGGCAGCATCAACATAATAGACCTGAGCGGCTATGGCCACGAGCCCGAGGTAAAGTCGTGCATAGTGGCCTCGCTGGCGAGGGCGCTCTACGATGCCAGGGTGGAGGCCAGGAGGCGGGAGGAGGGCGGGCGGGAGGTGCCGCTTGTTTGGCTTTTCATCGATGAGGCCCACATGTTCATGGACTCTGGCGCTGACCTGCGGGCGGGCCGGGTGCTCACGAACGAGTGGCTGCGGCAGGGGCGGCAGCCAGGGCTTTCTCTCGTGCTCGCCACCCAGCGCCCCTCCGCCCTGGGCAAGGACGTGCTCTCCCAGGCCGATCTAATCGTTTGCCACCGCCTGACTTTGAGGGACGACGTCGAGGCGCTCGAGTCGGCCAGGCCGGCATACGTTAAGGAGCCGGTGCCAGACGCCATATCGAGGCTTGGAAAGGAGCGGGGGGCGGCCATCGTCATAGATGACGCGACCGAGTCCTATCATGTCATAAAGGTGAGGCCGAGGATGAGCGAGCACGGAGGAGGTGAGCCCCCTGTATACATCGATTGA
- a CDS encoding prepilin peptidase gives MSPLYTSIDTISLVVAGAAAIIAAMIDQRTLRIPNILTIPLALLGLLFMAARCLFGLSLYVAGLTCLISYSLAYGFWRLGLWGGGDAKLIIALLLLISPAYPALMYISAFLMSLSLILFMKHAALRLAGRSMSPSAMGPSIFLACLLSIVALTVVSS, from the coding sequence GTGAGCCCCCTGTATACATCGATTGATACTATTTCGCTTGTCGTGGCAGGCGCCGCCGCCATCATCGCGGCCATGATAGACCAGAGGACCTTGAGGATACCCAACATTCTCACAATTCCTCTGGCACTGCTAGGGCTTCTCTTCATGGCGGCGAGGTGCCTATTTGGGCTTTCCCTTTATGTCGCGGGCCTGACCTGCTTAATCTCTTATTCGCTAGCGTACGGGTTCTGGAGGCTTGGGCTTTGGGGAGGCGGAGACGCCAAGCTTATAATCGCCCTGTTGTTGCTCATATCCCCTGCGTACCCTGCCCTCATGTATATTTCAGCATTTTTAATGTCGCTCTCCCTTATCCTCTTCATGAAACACGCTGCCTTAAGGCTTGCCGGAAGGAGCATGTCGCCATCTGCGATGGGGCCTTCTATTTTTCTCGCCTGCCTGCTATCCATAGTAGCGCTAACGGTGGTGTCCTCATGA